Proteins encoded by one window of Planctomonas sp. JC2975:
- the xylA gene encoding xylose isomerase, translating into MAVTPTRADKFSFGLWTVGYNGTDPFGGPTRNSLDVVHVVEKLAELGAYGLTFHDDDLFAFGSSDAERQKQIDRLKGALADTGLIVPMVTTNTFSAPVFKDGGVTSNDRQVRRYTIRKILRQLELGVELGAKTFVMWGGREGAEYDSAKNIQAALARYKEAVDFLGDYVLSQGWDIRFAIEPKPNEPRGDILLPTLGHAIAFIDSLEHPELVGLNPEVGHETMAGLNFTSGVAQALYHGKLFHIDLNGQRSIKYDQDLAFGHGDLHNAFSLVDLLEHGGVNGGPAYEGPRHFDYKPSRTEDESGVWASAKANMETYLLLKERADAFRADPEVQEALEAAKVFELEQNTLNDGETIDSIKADRSAWEDFDTDAYLNGKGFGFVRLQQLATEHLLGAR; encoded by the coding sequence ATGGCAGTCACGCCCACGCGCGCAGACAAGTTCTCTTTCGGTCTCTGGACGGTCGGCTACAACGGCACCGACCCGTTCGGCGGACCGACCCGCAACTCCCTCGACGTCGTGCACGTCGTCGAGAAGCTCGCCGAGCTCGGCGCGTACGGTCTCACCTTCCACGACGACGACCTGTTCGCCTTCGGGTCGAGCGACGCCGAGCGTCAGAAGCAGATCGACCGTCTCAAGGGCGCGCTCGCCGACACCGGACTGATCGTGCCGATGGTCACGACCAACACATTCTCGGCCCCCGTCTTCAAGGACGGCGGCGTCACGTCCAACGACCGCCAGGTGCGTCGCTACACGATCCGCAAGATCCTCCGACAGCTCGAGCTGGGTGTTGAGCTCGGCGCGAAGACCTTCGTGATGTGGGGCGGACGCGAGGGTGCCGAGTACGACTCGGCCAAGAACATCCAGGCCGCCCTCGCCCGCTACAAGGAGGCCGTCGACTTCCTCGGCGACTACGTGCTGTCGCAGGGCTGGGACATCCGCTTCGCGATCGAGCCGAAGCCGAACGAGCCGCGCGGCGACATCCTGCTGCCGACCCTCGGCCACGCGATCGCCTTCATCGACTCCCTCGAGCACCCCGAGCTCGTCGGCCTCAACCCCGAGGTGGGACACGAGACGATGGCCGGCCTGAACTTCACCTCCGGTGTCGCCCAGGCGCTCTACCACGGCAAGCTCTTCCACATCGACCTCAACGGCCAGCGCTCCATCAAGTACGACCAGGACCTCGCGTTCGGTCACGGCGACCTGCACAACGCGTTCTCCCTTGTCGACCTGCTCGAGCACGGCGGCGTGAACGGCGGACCGGCCTACGAAGGCCCCCGCCACTTCGACTACAAGCCGAGCCGCACCGAGGACGAGTCCGGCGTGTGGGCCTCCGCCAAGGCCAACATGGAGACCTACCTGCTGCTCAAGGAGCGCGCGGACGCCTTCCGCGCCGACCCCGAGGTGCAGGAGGCGCTCGAGGCCGCGAAGGTGTTCGAGCTCGAGCAGAACACGCTCAACGACGGCGAGACGATCGACTCGATCAAGGCCGACCGCAGCGCGTGGGAGGACTTCGACACCGACGCCTACTTGAACGGCAAGGGCTTCGGCTTCGTGCGTCTGCAGCAGCTCGCCACCGAGCACCTGCTCGGCGCTCGCTGA
- a CDS encoding sugar ABC transporter substrate-binding protein has translation MKKTRILAALAGVAMISLSLAACSGSSNNSSGSKPTLTVEDYFNSDPGMSGWNKEYQKCGDEVGVKVNPVHIAGAALIQKVLQQVSSKTMPDVLMLDNPDIQQIAATGALSPLKNFGISAPSGDVQAVVKAGTYKDQLYGLAPVINSIALYYNVDMLKAAGVTPPKTWDELKAAATKLTDPSKGVYGFAMSNINTYEGTWQFLPFFWTNGGNEKNIDTPEAAQAVQFDVDLQNDGSMSKSSVNWSQQDVNNQFVAGKAAMMINGPWQLPVLNSTKGLNFASVPIPTRTTSQKVVSPLGGEAFNVPNTGDKTKMGLAAKLVQCINKPSEQLKIAEFTGNVPSDQASADSWGKSHPQVQSFVETVKTARARTAELGPKWPTAATAIYTAVQTALTGKASPADALQQAQTQNK, from the coding sequence GTGAAGAAGACACGCATCCTCGCGGCTCTCGCCGGAGTGGCGATGATCTCCCTGTCGTTGGCGGCATGTTCGGGATCAAGCAACAACTCGTCGGGGTCGAAGCCGACGCTGACGGTCGAGGACTACTTCAATTCCGATCCGGGCATGTCGGGTTGGAACAAGGAGTACCAGAAGTGCGGCGACGAGGTCGGCGTCAAGGTGAACCCGGTGCACATCGCCGGAGCCGCGCTGATCCAGAAGGTGCTGCAGCAGGTCTCGTCGAAGACCATGCCCGACGTGCTCATGCTCGACAACCCCGACATCCAGCAGATCGCGGCGACGGGCGCGCTCTCCCCGCTGAAGAACTTCGGCATCAGCGCACCGAGCGGTGACGTGCAGGCCGTGGTCAAGGCGGGAACGTACAAGGACCAGCTCTACGGACTCGCACCGGTGATCAACTCGATCGCGCTGTACTACAACGTCGACATGCTCAAGGCAGCAGGCGTCACACCGCCCAAGACCTGGGACGAGCTGAAGGCGGCAGCGACCAAGCTCACGGACCCGAGCAAGGGCGTCTACGGGTTCGCGATGAGCAACATCAACACCTACGAGGGCACCTGGCAGTTCCTGCCCTTCTTCTGGACGAACGGTGGTAACGAGAAGAACATCGATACGCCAGAGGCAGCCCAGGCCGTGCAGTTCGACGTCGACCTGCAGAACGACGGATCCATGTCCAAGAGCTCCGTGAACTGGAGCCAGCAGGACGTCAACAACCAGTTCGTCGCAGGCAAGGCGGCCATGATGATCAACGGCCCGTGGCAGCTGCCCGTGCTGAACTCGACGAAGGGACTGAACTTCGCCAGCGTGCCGATCCCGACGCGCACGACGTCGCAGAAGGTCGTCTCGCCCCTCGGCGGTGAAGCCTTCAACGTTCCCAACACCGGCGACAAGACCAAGATGGGCCTCGCAGCGAAGCTCGTCCAGTGCATCAACAAGCCGTCCGAACAGCTGAAGATCGCGGAGTTCACCGGCAACGTGCCCTCCGACCAGGCGTCGGCGGACAGCTGGGGCAAGTCCCACCCGCAGGTGCAGTCCTTCGTCGAGACCGTGAAGACGGCTCGCGCGCGCACCGCGGAGCTCGGACCGAAGTGGCCGACGGCCGCCACCGCCATCTACACCGCGGTGCAGACGGCGCTGACCGGCAAGGCCAGCCCGGCAGACGCGCTCCAGCAGGCGCAGACGCAGAACAAGTAG
- a CDS encoding PadR family transcriptional regulator: MSIRQSLLAILDQGPCYGYQLRSEFDRRTGGTWPLNVGQIYQTLERLERDGLVAKGESDQEGRGYFEITHAGHDSVAAWLSSPVDRQSAARDEFAIKLAIASTLPGVDVARVVQVQRMSTLGLLQDLTRTKEAIDEPKTAEDLAYLLIVDGQIFSLDGELRWLDHTEGRLARASAEVAKPLPLSTETPKRGRPFRERADVAGA; encoded by the coding sequence ATGTCGATTCGTCAGAGTCTGCTCGCGATCCTGGACCAGGGCCCCTGCTACGGCTACCAGCTCCGCAGCGAGTTCGACCGCCGCACAGGCGGCACCTGGCCACTCAACGTCGGACAGATCTACCAGACCCTGGAACGCCTGGAGCGCGACGGCCTCGTCGCCAAGGGCGAGTCCGACCAGGAGGGCCGCGGCTACTTCGAGATCACGCATGCCGGCCACGACTCGGTCGCGGCGTGGCTGTCGTCGCCGGTGGACAGGCAATCGGCGGCCCGAGACGAGTTCGCGATCAAGCTGGCCATCGCATCCACCCTCCCCGGAGTCGACGTGGCTCGGGTCGTTCAGGTGCAGCGGATGTCGACCCTCGGGCTCCTGCAGGACCTCACGCGCACCAAGGAGGCGATCGACGAGCCGAAGACGGCCGAGGACCTCGCCTATCTGCTCATCGTGGACGGCCAGATCTTCAGCCTCGACGGCGAGCTGCGCTGGCTGGATCACACGGAGGGCAGACTGGCGCGCGCGAGTGCCGAAGTCGCCAAGCCGCTGCCGTTGAGCACCGAGACACCGAAGCGCGGGCGTCCGTTCCGCGAGCGTGCAGACGTGGCGGGAGCGTGA
- a CDS encoding sugar ABC transporter permease encodes MTSVDAGVDRTTPRATERSGSNSVRRRGPRIGRYLTRWLFVAPAIIFVLVFFGYPIVQNVVMSLQDYTTATFYTGLAPWVGFANYEKVFSNPIFMTTVINTALFTIGSIVLQFGIGLGLALFFKRHFPLSGFLRSLLLLPWLLPLIASAAVWKWILDQGSGALNQFLGIFGVHPVPWLVSPNLALIAVIGVNVWLGIPFNATILYSGLQSVPEELYEAAALDGAVGWRAFWHITWPSIRSVVSVVIVLGVVYTLKVVDIILGLTGGGPANSTQTLATWAYQNSFVQFAFGQGAAISNVLIVVSLAFAIFYLYMNRKGVDE; translated from the coding sequence ATGACCTCAGTGGATGCCGGCGTCGACCGGACCACACCGCGCGCCACGGAGCGCAGCGGCTCGAACAGTGTGCGACGCCGTGGGCCTCGCATCGGCCGGTACCTCACCCGATGGCTGTTCGTGGCGCCGGCGATCATCTTCGTGCTGGTGTTCTTCGGATATCCGATCGTGCAGAACGTCGTGATGTCGCTGCAGGACTACACGACCGCGACCTTCTACACGGGGCTGGCCCCGTGGGTGGGATTCGCGAACTACGAGAAGGTGTTCAGCAATCCGATCTTCATGACGACGGTGATCAACACAGCGCTGTTCACCATCGGATCGATCGTGCTGCAGTTCGGCATCGGCCTCGGGCTGGCGCTGTTCTTCAAGCGGCACTTCCCGCTCAGCGGATTCCTGCGTTCGCTCCTTCTGCTGCCCTGGCTGCTTCCGCTCATCGCGTCGGCGGCCGTGTGGAAGTGGATCCTCGACCAGGGCAGCGGGGCGCTGAACCAGTTCCTCGGCATCTTCGGGGTGCATCCGGTCCCGTGGCTGGTGAGCCCGAACCTCGCGCTGATCGCCGTGATCGGCGTGAACGTCTGGCTCGGCATCCCGTTCAACGCGACCATCCTCTATTCCGGGCTCCAGTCGGTGCCTGAGGAGTTGTACGAGGCGGCTGCATTGGACGGGGCGGTCGGCTGGCGCGCGTTCTGGCACATCACCTGGCCGAGCATCCGCTCCGTGGTGAGCGTGGTCATCGTGCTCGGCGTTGTCTACACACTGAAGGTGGTGGACATCATCCTCGGGCTCACCGGCGGCGGGCCGGCGAACTCCACTCAGACCCTGGCCACCTGGGCGTATCAGAACTCGTTCGTGCAGTTCGCGTTCGGCCAGGGAGCCGCGATCAGCAATGTGCTCATCGTGGTGTCGCTCGCGTTCGCGATCTTCTACCTCTATATGAACAGGAAGGGCGTGGACGAATGA
- a CDS encoding FGGY family carbohydrate kinase, which produces MTLIAGVDSSTQSCKIVIRDLETGALVRSGRASHPDGTEVDPAAWWVALGQAISDAGGLDDVSAISVGGQQHGMVVLDADGRVIRDALLWNDTRSAAAASVLTDEVGAAQYAERAGAVPVASFTATKLRWLRDAEPENAARVAAVALPHDWLTWRLLGYGPADESPLGPDFDALVTDRSDASGTAYWSPRDDAYDLGLFERALGRAGRAAIGVAADDAERAEATAGAVVLPRVLGPAEPAGTTAEQSGAVVVRAGILVGPGAGDNAGAALGLGAASGDVIVSLGTSGTVFAVTDTSAHDTTGAVAGFADASGRFLPLVATLNAARVLGSVADLLDVDFDDFAELALRAPAGSEGVVLIPYFEGERTPNLPEAKASLHGLTIASSRRENLARAAVEGMLSGLAAGLDAVRAVGVREQRLLLVGGAALNPAVQAVAAQVFDAPVVIPAPGEYVANGAAVQAAWVLSGVRPEWTLDVVAAPAPDHRPVIREQYARYAGVVAERPTEV; this is translated from the coding sequence ATGACTCTCATCGCCGGGGTCGACTCGTCGACTCAGAGCTGCAAGATCGTCATCCGCGACCTGGAGACCGGGGCGCTCGTGCGGTCCGGACGGGCGTCCCATCCCGACGGCACCGAGGTCGACCCCGCAGCGTGGTGGGTCGCACTCGGCCAGGCCATCTCCGATGCCGGCGGTCTCGATGACGTCTCCGCCATCTCCGTCGGCGGACAGCAGCACGGCATGGTCGTGCTCGATGCCGACGGTCGCGTGATCCGTGACGCCCTGCTCTGGAACGACACCCGCAGCGCCGCAGCAGCCAGCGTCCTCACGGACGAGGTGGGAGCCGCGCAGTACGCCGAGCGTGCAGGCGCCGTGCCCGTTGCATCCTTCACCGCGACGAAGCTGCGCTGGCTGCGGGATGCCGAACCCGAGAACGCCGCGCGCGTCGCCGCCGTGGCCCTCCCGCACGACTGGCTGACCTGGCGCCTGCTCGGATACGGTCCAGCCGATGAGTCCCCGCTCGGACCCGACTTCGACGCGCTGGTCACCGACCGCTCCGACGCATCCGGAACCGCGTACTGGTCGCCCCGCGACGACGCATACGACCTCGGCCTGTTCGAGCGTGCACTGGGTCGTGCCGGCCGTGCGGCGATCGGCGTGGCAGCCGACGACGCGGAGCGTGCGGAAGCGACGGCCGGTGCCGTCGTGCTGCCGCGCGTGCTCGGTCCTGCGGAGCCCGCAGGGACAACGGCCGAGCAGAGCGGCGCCGTCGTGGTGCGAGCCGGGATCCTGGTCGGACCCGGCGCCGGGGACAATGCGGGGGCCGCGCTCGGACTCGGGGCAGCATCCGGCGACGTCATCGTTTCGCTGGGCACCAGCGGCACCGTCTTCGCCGTGACCGACACGTCGGCGCACGACACGACGGGCGCCGTCGCCGGGTTCGCGGATGCCTCCGGCCGTTTCCTCCCACTCGTCGCCACCCTGAACGCAGCCCGTGTGCTCGGCTCGGTCGCCGACCTGCTCGATGTGGACTTCGACGACTTCGCGGAGCTGGCTCTGCGTGCGCCAGCCGGCTCAGAGGGCGTCGTGCTCATTCCCTACTTCGAGGGCGAGCGCACCCCGAACCTGCCGGAGGCGAAGGCGAGCCTGCACGGACTGACGATCGCGTCGAGCCGTCGCGAGAACCTCGCCCGCGCCGCCGTCGAGGGCATGCTGAGCGGTCTCGCCGCCGGCCTCGACGCCGTGCGCGCGGTCGGTGTGCGCGAGCAGCGCCTGCTCCTGGTGGGCGGCGCCGCACTGAACCCCGCCGTCCAGGCCGTCGCCGCGCAGGTGTTCGACGCCCCCGTCGTCATCCCGGCACCAGGCGAGTACGTCGCGAACGGTGCAGCGGTACAGGCCGCATGGGTGCTCAGCGGCGTCCGTCCCGAGTGGACGCTCGACGTCGTCGCCGCACCTGCACCAGACCACAGGCCCGTCATCCGCGAGCAGTACGCACGGTACGCCGGCGTCGTGGCCGAGCGGCCGACGGAGGTCTGA
- a CDS encoding LacI family DNA-binding transcriptional regulator, translating into MQQVADRANVSISTVSFVVNGTKPVTPETRDRILSAIDELGYRRNSMARALASRKSHVIALIYPLLDHRHHHSFVDAAATAAEELGYSLVLWPIHSDNVTTEITSLIQAGFADGVILMEVQMEDERVQHLQRADAPFALIGRTRELDGIDYVDIDFERSIETAIDDFAELGHREICLVVEDLSGTPLARYSPPLRTEQAFNETIAARGLTGTVLRVGHDSASVLPLTEQLARHAPDATAVIAVHDEAAFSLVNTLQRRGVRIPEDISIVGVATSTATGDLLTPPLTTYQAPGSPLGRLAAQALIARIEGRMDAPTQMRIPCSLHEGGSVAPAPHGRAPLTKLLGIAAA; encoded by the coding sequence ATGCAGCAGGTCGCGGACCGTGCGAACGTTTCCATCTCGACGGTCTCGTTCGTGGTCAACGGCACGAAGCCGGTCACTCCGGAGACGCGTGATCGCATCCTCAGCGCCATCGACGAGCTGGGCTATCGGCGCAACAGCATGGCCAGGGCGCTGGCCAGCCGCAAATCGCATGTGATCGCGCTCATCTATCCGCTGCTCGACCACCGGCACCACCACTCCTTCGTGGATGCCGCCGCCACCGCTGCCGAGGAGCTCGGCTACAGCCTGGTGCTCTGGCCGATCCACAGCGACAACGTGACAACCGAGATCACCTCGCTCATCCAGGCGGGATTCGCCGACGGAGTGATCCTCATGGAGGTGCAGATGGAAGACGAGCGCGTCCAACACCTGCAACGGGCGGACGCGCCGTTCGCGCTGATCGGCCGCACGCGCGAGCTCGACGGCATCGACTACGTCGACATCGACTTCGAGCGCTCGATCGAGACGGCGATCGATGATTTCGCGGAGCTGGGCCACCGCGAAATCTGTCTCGTGGTCGAGGATCTCAGCGGAACCCCGCTCGCCAGGTACAGCCCGCCGCTCCGCACGGAGCAGGCGTTCAACGAGACGATCGCCGCACGCGGCCTGACCGGGACCGTTCTCCGCGTCGGCCACGACTCGGCATCCGTGCTGCCGTTGACGGAGCAACTGGCACGTCACGCGCCCGACGCGACAGCGGTCATCGCGGTGCACGACGAGGCGGCGTTCTCGCTCGTCAACACTCTGCAGCGTCGCGGCGTGCGCATCCCGGAGGACATCTCCATCGTCGGCGTCGCCACCTCGACGGCGACGGGCGACCTGCTCACTCCGCCGCTCACCACCTATCAGGCGCCAGGCAGCCCGCTCGGCCGGCTCGCGGCTCAGGCTCTCATCGCCCGCATCGAAGGCCGGATGGACGCCCCCACCCAGATGCGCATCCCGTGTTCCCTGCACGAGGGCGGATCCGTTGCGCCCGCGCCCCACGGTCGCGCTCCGTTGACGAAGCTGCTGGGGATCGCCGCAGCATAG